One Sporichthyaceae bacterium genomic window, ACGCTGATCATCGTGCCGTCGGCGTAGACGCTGACCGGCGGTGGCGGCGGCACGTCCGGCGGCCCGGCGAACCCACCGAACTGACTGATCCGCAGCACGACGTCATCCGCGGTGTGGGCGGGCGCCGGCGGTGCCGCGGGCGCCGGTGTGGGGCCGGGAGTGCCGAGTGGATTGGGCACGGTGTCCGCGGAGGATCGGCCCGCGCTGCAGCCCGCCCCCAGGATGGCAAGGGTGAGCAGAACCATCACCCGGCGCCGTGCCTCAGTGCGCAGCTCAGCTCCCGTAGCCCGCCAGACCCTCGGTCAGTTTCCCTATGCCATCGGGAATTTGGACGACCGCTGCGTGCCACGGTAGCGGGGCCGGGGCCCGATTCACCGGGTACAGCGCGGCGAGGCGTTCGGCGTCGGCCCCCATTTCGACGAAATCCGGAGTGGGGACGATCGCGTTGCGTTCGGCCATGACTCCTCCAGAGGCGTTCGACTGCCCACCAGCTAAGCCCCTCGCACCGGACGAATCCAGACGTACCTGGCGGTAGCCTGCTCGGACCTTTGTCGCATGTCTCACCCCGAGGACTGCCGCCGTGAACATCGCCGTCACCGGCTCGATCGCCACCGATCACCTGATGAGCTTCGACGGCCGGTTCGCGGACTCCCTGGTGCCCGAGGCACTGGCCAAGATCTCCGTCTCGTTCCTGGTGGAAGACCTCGAGGTGCGCCGCGGGGGCGTCGGCGCGAACATCGCGTTCGGCATGGGGTACCTGGGTCTGCGCCCGATCCTGATCGGCGCCGCCGGCGAGGACTTCGAGCCCTATCGGGCCTGGTTGGACAGGCACGGCGTGGACACCGGTTCGGTGCTCATCTCCGAGCTCAAGCACACCGCCCGCTTCGTCTGCACCACCGACCGCGACCAGGCTCAGATCGCCTCGTTCTACGCGGGTGCGATGAGCGAGGCGCGGGAGATCGAACTCGCGCCGGTGGCTGAGCGGGTCGGGGGACTGGACCTGGTGCTGATCGGGGCCAACGACCCGGCGGCCATGGCCCGGCACACCGTCGAGTGCCGGGAGCGCGGCATCCCGTTCGCCGCGGACCCCAGCCAGCAGGTGGCCTGGCTCTCCGGGGAGGACATTGCGAACCTCGTCGACGGCGCGGCCTACCTGTTCACCAACGAGTACGAGGCCGCGGTGGTGGAGAAAAAGACCGGCTGGTCGACCGACGACATCGCGGCCCGGGTGGACGTCCGGGTCACCACGCTGGGTGCCGAGGGCGCGCGGATCGAGGCCCGGGGTGCGGAGCCGGTGCACATCCCGGTGGCCACGGTGGAGCGGGTGGTCGAACCGACCGGCGTCGGCGACGCCTTTCGCGCCGGCTTCCTGGCCGGCCGCTCCTGGGGTTTAGAGCTCCAGCGCAGCGCGCAGGTGGGCTCGGTGCTCGCCGCCCACGTGGTGGAGACCCTGGGCACCCAGGAATACCGACTGGCCCGCGACACCTTCGTCAAGCGGCTGAGCGATGCCTACGGCGCGGCCGCGGCGGCCGAGGTGGAACCACACCTGGCCGCGCTGCGCGCCTGATCGCAGTGCCGGTCGATCCGGGTCCCTCCGTCTGGGTGTTCCCGCCGGTCAGCGCAGCGGCGGCGGACAGCGGCCTGGTCGGCGTCGGCGCAGACCTGGCGCCGGCCACCCTGCTGGACGCCTACCGGCACGGCATTTTCCCGATGCCGGTGGCCAAACGCGGCCCCATCGGCTGGTGGTCGCCGGACCCACGCGGCATCCTGCCCACCACCACCGCGCGGGTGGCCCGGTCGCTGGCCCGCACCCGGCGACGCTTCGAGATTCGGGTGAACACCGCCTTCGCGGAGGTGGTGGACGCCTGCGCGGACCCGGGTCGTCCGCACGGCTGGATCAATCCGGCCATGCGCCGCGCCTACCGGCAGCTGCACGATTTGGGCTGGGCGCACAGCGTGGAGGCGTTCGCGGTCGACGACGGCCAACTGGCCGGCGGCGTGTTCGGCATCGCGATCGGCGGGCTGTTCGCCGGCGAGTCGATGTTCCACCGCCGCACGGACGCCTCCAAAGCGGCGCTGCTCGGGCTCTGCGACCTGCTGAACGCGTCCGACGGCCCACCCGAGCAGCGCCTGTTGGACGTGCAGTGGACCACGCCGCACCTGGTCTCGCTGGGCGCGGTGGATGTCCCGCGGGAGGCCTATCTCGATCGGCTGGCAAGCGCTTTGTCACTGTCCGTGCCCGAAGTGTTCACCTACCGCTGACAGCGGCTTGGCTCTGCGCAGACCGTCCGGCCGGCCCAATTGATGTTGGATGGGAGCGTCGGGAGGTAACGCGCCGCGATGACCACGGAACTGGGACGGCCGCGGGCGGCCGGGCCGTTGGTCCCGGCTGCCCGCACGTCCCGGGACCCGGCCCCGGCCCGCCATCGGGGCGACACCGCCTGGGTCTGGGTAATGGCCGTCGGGTTCTTCGCGCTCTACACCGTGGTTTCGGTGCGCCAGCACGTCCGGCTGCACTCCACCGGCTACGACCTGGGCATCTTCGAGCAGGCGGTGCGGTCCTGGGCGCACGGACACCTGCCGCACTCGGAGATCAAGGGCGCCGACTTCCCGCTGCTCGGCGATCACTTCTCCCCGGTCCTGGCGGTGCTCGCCCCGGTCTACCGGGTGTTCCCGACCCCGCTCACCCTGCTGGTCGCGCAGGCTGCGTTGCTCGCGGTGGCCGTGGTGCCGCTGGCCTGCTGGGCGCAACGGGCGTTGGGTCGGACCACGGCACTGGTCGTCGGCCTGGGGTACGGGCTGTCCTGGGGGATTGCCCAGGCGATCGGGTTCGACTTCCACGAGATTGCCTTCGCGGTGCCGCTGATCTCGTTCAGTGTGTGCGCGCTCGGCCAGGGTCGGCCCCGGGCCGCCGTGGCGTGGGCACTACCGCTGCTGTTGGTCAAGGAGGACCTCGGGCTGACCATCGTCGCGCTCGGGGTGCTGATCTGGTTCACCGGCCGGCGCCGGCTGGGCCTGGTCGCCGCGCTGGTGGGGCTGGCGGGCACCGCGCTGGAGGTGCTGGTGCTGTTGCCGCACTTCAACCCCGATCACAAGTTCTCCTACTGGCACAGCCTGAACGACGGGCAGACCAACAAGCACAGCCCCGGCCACCTGATCTCCCGGCTCAGCGTCGGGCTGATCAGCCCCGAGCCCAAGGCAGTGCTGATCGTGCTACTGCTCGCGCCCACCGCGTTCCTCGCGCTGCGCTCACCGCTGCTGGCGCTCGCCGTGCCTACGCTGGGCTGGCGGCTGTTCTCGGACTATTGGCAGTACTGGAGCGGGCACTTCCACTACAACGCGGTGCTGATGCCGATCCTGTTCGCGGCGTTCATCGATGCGTTGGGCCGGGCCGGGCCGGGCCGACGACGCGAGGCGCTCGCGGTCAGTGCCCTGGTCACAGTGCTGTTCGTGCCCGGCAATGCGCTGTGGTCGCCGTTCCAGCCGAGCACGTGGCATCACGACCCGCGCATCGGTGATGCCCGCGCGGAGTTGGCCCGCGTCCCGGACGACGTGACGGTGTCCGCGTCCAACTCGCTGGCCCCGCAGCTGACGAACCGGGACTCGGTGTCGATCTTCGGCTGGTCCGCGGCGCGTCCCAATCCGGAGTGGATCGTGGTGGACACCGGCGAGCCGGTGAACTGGCCGTTCGACAACCTGGATCAGCAGAACGATCTGCTGAAGGCGGCCGCGCAGGCCGGCTATCAGAAGGTCGACCAGCGTGGCGATTTCCTCGTGCTGCACCGGTCGCCGCCGGACGCCCGACAGTTCCCGCCGCCGCCGGACGACACGAAGTCCTAGCGGCCGGATCGGCGGATCAGTGTTGTCGCCGGACCAGGTAGGCACGGTCGGGGCAGCCGGGGTCCGGCCCGAGGTAGTCCTGCGCCCGCATCTCACACCACGCCGGGATGTCCAATGCCGCCGCGGGATCGTCGGCCAGTACCCGGACCACCGAGCCCACCTCCACGCGCCCGATGTTCTTCGCCAGCATGATGATCGGCGCCGGGCACAGCAGGCCGATGGCATCGAGGGTCAGCGCCGGTTCGTCCGGGGCGGTCACAACCCCTCCACACCCGCGATCGCGCGCAGCTCCGCGAGCACCTTCGGCACGACCGCGATGAATCTCTCGACGCTCGCCTCGTCCACCCCGCGCGGCAACGAGACCCGCACATTGCCGTGCGAGAGCACGCCCATCGCCTCCAGCACGTGGCTCGGGCGCAGCGTGTCCGCCGTGCACGAGGACCCGGAGTTCACCGCGAACCCGGCCCGGTCCAGCTCGGTGACCAGCGCCTCACCGTCGATGTAGAGGCAGGCGAACGAGACCAGGTTGGGCAGCGTGGTCGCGCCGTCAGCGTG contains:
- a CDS encoding DUF2079 domain-containing protein, translated to MTTELGRPRAAGPLVPAARTSRDPAPARHRGDTAWVWVMAVGFFALYTVVSVRQHVRLHSTGYDLGIFEQAVRSWAHGHLPHSEIKGADFPLLGDHFSPVLAVLAPVYRVFPTPLTLLVAQAALLAVAVVPLACWAQRALGRTTALVVGLGYGLSWGIAQAIGFDFHEIAFAVPLISFSVCALGQGRPRAAVAWALPLLLVKEDLGLTIVALGVLIWFTGRRRLGLVAALVGLAGTALEVLVLLPHFNPDHKFSYWHSLNDGQTNKHSPGHLISRLSVGLISPEPKAVLIVLLLAPTAFLALRSPLLALAVPTLGWRLFSDYWQYWSGHFHYNAVLMPILFAAFIDALGRAGPGRRREALAVSALVTVLFVPGNALWSPFQPSTWHHDPRIGDARAELARVPDDVTVSASNSLAPQLTNRDSVSIFGWSAARPNPEWIVVDTGEPVNWPFDNLDQQNDLLKAAAQAGYQKVDQRGDFLVLHRSPPDARQFPPPPDDTKS
- a CDS encoding sulfurtransferase TusA family protein, with protein sequence MTAPDEPALTLDAIGLLCPAPIIMLAKNIGRVEVGSVVRVLADDPAAALDIPAWCEMRAQDYLGPDPGCPDRAYLVRRQH
- the aat gene encoding leucyl/phenylalanyl-tRNA--protein transferase, which gives rise to MPVDPGPSVWVFPPVSAAAADSGLVGVGADLAPATLLDAYRHGIFPMPVAKRGPIGWWSPDPRGILPTTTARVARSLARTRRRFEIRVNTAFAEVVDACADPGRPHGWINPAMRRAYRQLHDLGWAHSVEAFAVDDGQLAGGVFGIAIGGLFAGESMFHRRTDASKAALLGLCDLLNASDGPPEQRLLDVQWTTPHLVSLGAVDVPREAYLDRLASALSLSVPEVFTYR
- a CDS encoding carbohydrate kinase family protein — encoded protein: MNIAVTGSIATDHLMSFDGRFADSLVPEALAKISVSFLVEDLEVRRGGVGANIAFGMGYLGLRPILIGAAGEDFEPYRAWLDRHGVDTGSVLISELKHTARFVCTTDRDQAQIASFYAGAMSEAREIELAPVAERVGGLDLVLIGANDPAAMARHTVECRERGIPFAADPSQQVAWLSGEDIANLVDGAAYLFTNEYEAAVVEKKTGWSTDDIAARVDVRVTTLGAEGARIEARGAEPVHIPVATVERVVEPTGVGDAFRAGFLAGRSWGLELQRSAQVGSVLAAHVVETLGTQEYRLARDTFVKRLSDAYGAAAAAEVEPHLAALRA